The following is a genomic window from Episyrphus balteatus chromosome 1, idEpiBalt1.1, whole genome shotgun sequence.
CAGCTTTCAGTGGTTCAAAGCCTTAATTTGTCTCACTCAGAAATAACGTATTTAACGatgttcatttttgcaaatcttTTAACCTTAAGAACGTTAGATTTGTCAAACAATAAACTAATCTATATTTATCCAATAATTTTTGGTTCGAGTGGTCGTCCTAGCAAAGGaatgaatttgtatttaaatcaaaatccttGGGAGTGTACGTGTGAACTTCAAAATGATATGTCTATCTTATTAGCTAATGATCAAGATGTTCAGGTATATTGTGAtaattttgacaatattttggTAACTAGTGAAGTCCTTTGTATGAGTACTAGTGAACCCCCACAACCCCCAAAACCACCACAATTAATGACGCCATCAAGCAATCTGCCTTCCACAAAATTCCCATATACCAGTCAAATTACAACGCGTTCCACAAAAATATCAACGCTTtccacaccaacatcaacagtTTTCTCAACAACAGATTCTGATCCTGAGGGCGCAATTGGCTTTATGACATCACCAACCGAACCAGTTGAAACAACAGAATTGCTTCCACCTCCAACTGCTTCCGAATTCAATGCTTATGCCACAACCAACGAACTTGAATGCCACAAAGACAATGGAAAGATGGAAACTGAAAACTTATCTATTTACTGGCCAAACACCCTGTTCGATATTGTAAAGAAAAAAGCATTAGAAGTTGACGTTGTTGTTAGGACGAATTATAATCAAACTTACGGGGTATTGTGGTTTAGTAAGGTTACACGTTTGTACTACAAAATGGAGACAAATCACAATGAATATGGACTTGGCTGTTATGGTAAAGTGGAACATGTTACCACTGTTAATCACCTGCTGCCAGATATGTCATACACgttctgtttgattttaaaagattACCTAACAGTTTCACCATTTTCATGCAAGTCAGTTTATATTGAAAGCAACTTGGATGCTGACTATAATGCCTGGTTAACTACAAATATGAAGGCTACAGGAATAAGTGTAATGATCATTggcatcattttatttattttcttgggtattttgtctgtttttat
Proteins encoded in this region:
- the LOC129905648 gene encoding uncharacterized protein LOC129905648; translated protein: MFIFANLLTLRTLDLSNNKLIYIYPIIFGSSGRPSKGMNLYLNQNPWECTCELQNDMSILLANDQDVQVYCDNFDNILVTSEVLCMSTSEPPQPPKPPQLMTPSSNLPSTKFPYTSQITTRSTKISTLSTPTSTVFSTTDSDPEGAIGFMTSPTEPVETTELLPPPTASEFNAYATTNELECHKDNGKMETENLSIYWPNTLFDIVKKKALEVDVVVRTNYNQTYGVLWFSKVTRLYYKMETNHNEYGLGCYGKVEHVTTVNHLLPDMSYTFCLILKDYLTVSPFSCKSVYIESNLDADYNAWLTTNMKATGISRKPSLLKGSKRIAMQKSDASNIIVFPEDKTLEKFKLMEEQLANNKLGPFPFRRRVSSNSFDSIQSYMNPENFNVYEVIPAHQSNLKVRYAEVPFKRKRSSNDPLPKIPNAVDGNTSPYFARKPVDLCYEIEASVYM